A genomic window from Agrobacterium tumefaciens includes:
- a CDS encoding DUF1127 domain-containing protein translates to MNVARSFNNWRKYRQTINELGRMSTRELHDLGLDRSQITSVARAAIGK, encoded by the coding sequence ATGAACGTAGCACGCAGCTTTAACAATTGGCGCAAATATCGTCAGACCATCAACGAACTGGGCCGCATGAGCACCCGTGAACTGCACGATCTCGGTCTCGACCGCAGCCAGATCACCAGCGTTGCCCGCGCCGCAATCGGCAAATAA
- a CDS encoding response regulator, producing the protein MLADVLQSEPGFRMEQPRVLIVEDEFLIAMDIEDSILQADEEADVIGIANRLDEAVALGSRADIAFVDVNLADGQTGPEIGRRLSQDHGVVVIFMTANPEVVVNLGIGAGVIAKPVPQDAVGQCLSYALAKRAGTHAVTPIGMMAFD; encoded by the coding sequence ATGTTGGCAGACGTCTTGCAAAGCGAACCGGGTTTCCGCATGGAACAGCCGCGGGTGCTGATCGTCGAGGATGAGTTCCTCATCGCCATGGACATAGAGGATTCCATTCTCCAGGCGGATGAAGAGGCAGATGTCATCGGCATCGCCAACCGGCTGGATGAGGCCGTTGCGCTCGGCAGCCGCGCCGACATCGCCTTCGTCGACGTCAACCTTGCCGATGGCCAGACTGGCCCGGAGATCGGCCGCCGTCTTTCCCAGGATCATGGCGTGGTGGTGATTTTCATGACGGCAAACCCGGAAGTGGTCGTCAATCTGGGCATTGGCGCGGGAGTAATTGCCAAGCCCGTGCCGCAGGACGCAGTGGGACAATGCCTGTCCTACGCGCTTGCCAAACGGGCCGGCACCCATGCGGTGACGCCCATCGGCATGATGGCTTTCGACTGA